One Spinacia oleracea cultivar Varoflay chromosome 4, BTI_SOV_V1, whole genome shotgun sequence DNA segment encodes these proteins:
- the LOC130459499 gene encoding uncharacterized protein isoform X2 gives MGVDKPSLVVDLVEDPLSGIPADVRSQIPAEVARRARSSGAKDKGKDAAAAEDENVPATPHYSSKDRVAICRKVFKAVPAEYVASLPGRKTDAQFGAIQATLLDLFCRMEFCKSWKTRTAEELKAQVAESTHHGDYAFKSIEEVRLQMQTTIDLQAKEVAALRSDKAELLKKILAQDKDMVAMVEEAKTAAAEIRALQDQLREYPQVKEAAEEAEHLRGELETARSQVRTLRERLLESYDQGEQATKDAVKHAWESHMSEYDLGWFQRRMEHSAAVLAAERLGQPPPEFVSSDDEDDAAAP, from the exons atgggcgtggacaagccgtctctggtggtggacttggtggaggaccctctttcgggaatcccggccgacgtccgctctcagataccggcggaggtggcccgccgagctaggtcttcgggcg ccaaagacaaagggaaggatgcagctgctgccgaggatgagaacgtacctgctactccccactattcgtcaaaggatagggtggctatatgccgcaaggtttttaaggccgtccccgcagagtatgttgcttctcttcctggccgcaagactgacgcccagtttggtgcgatccaggccactcttctcgac ttgttctgccgcatggaattctgcaagagctggaagacccgcactgctgaggagctcaaagctcaggtggctgagtccacccaccatggtgactatgcgttcaagtccattgaagaggtccgcctgcagatgcagacgaccatagaccttcaagcgaaggaggtggctgcgttgagatctgacaaggccgagctgcttaagaagatcttggcgcaggacaaggacatggtggcaatggtcgaggaggccaagacagcggcggcggaaatacgggcgcttcaggaccagttgcgggagtaccctcaggtcaaagaggcggctgaggaagccgagcatcttcgtggggagctagagacggccagatcgcaagttcgcaccttgcgtgagcgtcttctggaatcctatgatcagggggaacaagcgaccaaggacgctgttaagcacgcctgggagagccacatgtcagagtatgatcttgggtggttccagcggcgaatggagcacagtgccgctgtgttggctgctgaacgtcttggtcagccgccccctgagtttgtatcatctgatgacgaggacgatgcggccgccccctga
- the LOC130459499 gene encoding uncharacterized protein isoform X1: MGVDKPSLVVDLVEDPLSGIPADVRSQIPAEVARRARSSGGKYYSNVVQTYRASSGSSSYSPRHPKAIVFPIAKDKGKDAAAAEDENVPATPHYSSKDRVAICRKVFKAVPAEYVASLPGRKTDAQFGAIQATLLDLFCRMEFCKSWKTRTAEELKAQVAESTHHGDYAFKSIEEVRLQMQTTIDLQAKEVAALRSDKAELLKKILAQDKDMVAMVEEAKTAAAEIRALQDQLREYPQVKEAAEEAEHLRGELETARSQVRTLRERLLESYDQGEQATKDAVKHAWESHMSEYDLGWFQRRMEHSAAVLAAERLGQPPPEFVSSDDEDDAAAP, encoded by the exons atgggcgtggacaagccgtctctggtggtggacttggtggaggaccctctttcgggaatcccggccgacgtccgctctcagataccggcggaggtggcccgccgagctaggtcttcgggcggtaagtattattcgaacgtcgttcagacgtatcgagcctcctctggcagttcttcttactctccgcgtcatcctaaggccattgtttttcctatagccaaagacaaagggaaggatgcagctgctgccgaggatgagaacgtacctgctactccccactattcgtcaaaggatagggtggctatatgccgcaaggtttttaaggccgtccccgcagagtatgttgcttctcttcctggccgcaagactgacgcccagtttggtgcgatccaggccactcttctcgac ttgttctgccgcatggaattctgcaagagctggaagacccgcactgctgaggagctcaaagctcaggtggctgagtccacccaccatggtgactatgcgttcaagtccattgaagaggtccgcctgcagatgcagacgaccatagaccttcaagcgaaggaggtggctgcgttgagatctgacaaggccgagctgcttaagaagatcttggcgcaggacaaggacatggtggcaatggtcgaggaggccaagacagcggcggcggaaatacgggcgcttcaggaccagttgcgggagtaccctcaggtcaaagaggcggctgaggaagccgagcatcttcgtggggagctagagacggccagatcgcaagttcgcaccttgcgtgagcgtcttctggaatcctatgatcagggggaacaagcgaccaaggacgctgttaagcacgcctgggagagccacatgtcagagtatgatcttgggtggttccagcggcgaatggagcacagtgccgctgtgttggctgctgaacgtcttggtcagccgccccctgagtttgtatcatctgatgacgaggacgatgcggccgccccctga